gatggatatttGTATTGATAATAAGATCAATCGTGCTTATTACACTCCTATCTCCTCACTCGATCTACCGTCGTGAGGAAGACAGAAGACTCACTATTGGCAGCTTCTGATTCGCCGTTGAACTCTTTCCAGAACTTGGTGAATTGACAAGTCCTAACCAGCTCGTGCAAATTCGTTAGGTAGGGCATCAAGATTGATAACGCCTCGTCATCTGACTCGATATCGTGGAGGATTGCCTAATACCATTGCCAATCAGATATTAGCCATGCTCGTGTTCtgtctatatatatatgtgtgtgtgtaaTCGTGGGCTCGTGACTTTGTGAAGGAGAACGAGGATATCGAGGGCTGAGGGTTATTTGTAGATGGCTGATTGTTGCACTCACTGTAGGTTCTCTCAACAGACCCAATGACAAGTTGAAGTCTGGTCCATGTACGGTCGAACTCAGAGCTTTGATCAAtatgtgaatgatgatatccgGATTAGAATGTTGAGGGTTGAATTGATATAATTTCAATATAGCTAAATTGGCGAAAATGTCATATTGACCTTCTTTGATTTGAGATAAGAGGTATTCTTCCATAAAAGGGAGGTTGGTAGGGTTATATCGATCTATACCAATCACCAATTACATCAGCATGGATGTTAAAATCATCACTACGAAGTAGGTCGTCGGGAGATAGACACTAGAAGGGGACAGGTgagaccaactcaccaacaccatgGATCAACTCGTGGATCACCTCTGGTCGAGTTGATGGAGAGTGCCATTCGCTCAAGTTCTTCTTTGGTACTGCTACTGCCATTTTCAATGTTGCTTATAGTGATCTTTGATGTTTTTGATATACTCTTTTGGTGATTGCTCGAGATTCTGATTTTGTTGAATTCACAATTGCAAAAGGACAAAAGACGAGTTCGATGAAAACGACGGTTTGAAGCACGTGGGTGTATCACAGAGCAGTTTATATGCCACgtcatgtcagctgatcgtgCTCGGGCCCCCTCATCGGACGCGTCCATGTACTCTACATGTCACAGCGAAGcaacaagaaagaaaaacCAACAGTACATGATACATGCATGATACATGACGATAACAACACTCTCGATCACATCAATCGCGCAGACCTTACCGAGTGTACAATGAATCACCACCAACAGGCAATATGTCAACCCCAGAAGCTCCCATAGGAGCCAAAGTACAGGTAGCAGCTGGAACAGGATATGTCAGATGGACAGGATCCAATCCTGGTTTCGCAGCTGGGAAATGGGTCGGAGTGGAATTGTGAGTATGACAATCGCAAGTTGGATGCATCGCATAACTGATTAATCTGTGGACAGACTCGAAGCTGGAGGAAAGAATGATGGTTCagtcaaaggtgaaaggTATTTTGACTGTCAACCTAATTTTGGTGTTTTCGTCAGACCAAGTCAAGTGAAGATACTTGAATTACCAAATAGAAGCGTGCCTTCGACTGTGAGCTTCATACCATAGACCATATCTAAGAATCAACCTAGCTGAGATACACATCGTGATACCAACATAGCCTCGAGGGTCTATATCGCGAACCCCAGCTACTCCAGCTGTATCTCGACCTCCCCCTACTCCTACATCTCGATTATCCTCCGCAGGACCATCGAGAGCCTCATCACCTCAGAAAGCATCCCTAAGATCATCGACCGCAACGCCCGCCACACCTCCTCGAGCAGTCTCACAACCCACTGTCACCCCTGGTCAACCATCATTCAGTCGGAGAATATCATCCGTCACTACTCCAGCTTCTACGAGCGGTAGGACCAGTGTCACTGGAGGTGCGTTCAAACGACCACCGTCGGTAGCTGGAAGAGCATCGACCACATTTGCACCTCAAAACGAATCAGAAGAAAAGGCTGAAGATGTACCAAAACGCACTGGCAACATGtctcctccccctccccctcttTCTGCTCGTCAAGCAATTTCGCCCCTACCAACAATAACCGGTAAAAGAGTGGTCTCACCTACACCCAGCTTAACAGGTATATCACCCAGACCTATACCGACAAGATCAATTTCATCAACCTTATCACCTGCGTTCGAACTTGAAACTCCTTCTAATGCAACTCAGCAAAATCAAGCACCGTCAGCTGGTGAATCTCCCGTGAAGGATATTACATTTACCCAGAAGAGGGAATTAGAAGAACTAAGGATCAAAATTAGAATATTGGAAAATAGGAAACATGAGGACcaggagaagatcaaagtcTTGGAAGGCAGAGTGGGAGAAGCTGATACGCTGCGAGCTGCTAGAGTGAAATTACAAGGTAAGCTCTCAAATTGTCAGCTGGAGGAACGTCACCCGAATAGGGCGCAGTAAGCTGAAATGCTAACTTTTATCGATGTTAGCTAAATTTCAAGAAATACAATCATCCTTGATAACTGCTCAAAAGACGTCAAAGGATTTGCAGTCGGAGAATAACAGATTGGAATTGAAAGCTGCAGAAGCTATGGATCAGCTAGAAATGGCTGCATTGGATAGAGAAGTGGCGGAAGAAAAAGCTGACAGCGCAgagttggaaaaggagaaatTGAATGAGAGAGTACAGGAATTGGAACTGGAAGTGGCTGTGCTaaaagaggagaatggtATGTTATCTTCCGTTTCGGTTAAAATGGTTCAGCCCCCAGTACCTCACCATGAATCTGAAACCAAGATGACAAGctgatcgatcattgattgtttgtttgttttaGCGGAATACGAAAAACCTGTGTCTGGcttggaaggtgaaagaacGAGTTTGGCATTTGTTCAGCTGGAGAAGCATAatgagagattgaaggagGCTCTGATAAGGTCAGTGCAGCTGGATATACAGTGGATCCTTTGAAAGTGCATCCCCAGCTGAAATGACACAATAGACTTCGTGACGTCtctgctgaagctgagagagaACATAAGAGCAAAGTCGCggagatggaaagagagcTGAC
The nucleotide sequence above comes from Kwoniella europaea PYCC6329 chromosome 1, complete sequence. Encoded proteins:
- a CDS encoding eukaryotic translation initiation factor 3 subunit K, which produces MAVAVPKKNLSEWHSPSTRPEVIHELIHGVDRYNPTNLPFMEEYLLSQIKEGQYDIFANLAILKLYQFNPQHSNPDIIIHILIKALSSTVHGPDFNLSLGLLREPTAILHDIESDDEALSILMPYLTNLHELVRTCQFTKFWKEFNGESEAANILKTRYLPSHSTPIDDLRFQFSLSIASCFSTISLNQLSRWLDLSSSEVSGYVEKIGWDVEGDKAVVPKNGDNDVKAGVVKENVQLSQLTKLVAAAGY